From the genome of Clavibacter nebraskensis NCPPB 2581:
AGGAGTTCCTCGATGTAGTCCGCCGCGATGTCCCCTTCGTCGACGCCGACGGACGTGGCCTCGACCTCGTCCGCGGGAAGGGAGACGCCGTCCTGATCGATGTCACTCGTCACGTCGGTCATCGGCTCTTGGATCCCGCCTGCTTCTTGGCGCGGTTCTTGCTCACCGGCTGCTGACGCTGGGCCGGCTTGCGCTCCTCCACGACGATGGTCGACGACTCGGCCGACGCCTCCGGAGCCACCAGCTTGCCCTTCCGGGCCAGGCGGGCTTCGCGCGCACGCGCCGCCTCGCTACCCGGAGTCGGCATGTTGCGGATGACGAGGAACTGCTGACCCATCGTCCAGAAGTTCGAGACCAGCCAGTAGAACATCACGCCGAGCGGGAAGGCGATGCCGGACACCGCGAACACCAGCGGGAGGATGTACAGCAGGATGCGCTGCTGCTTGAACATCGGGCTGGCCTTCGTCTCCTCGGACATGTTCTTGGCCATGATCTGCAGCTGCGTGATGAACTGCGACGCGCTCATGAGGATGACCATGGTGGTCGCGATGACGATGACGGTCACGTTGCCGTTGGCCGTGGAGATGGCGGACTGCAGAGGAGCACCGAGGAACGAGGACTCGCCGAAGGACCGGGAGAGCTGGGCGTTCAACAGGCCGATGCCCGGGAGCTCCTCGACGGCAGCACGGTGGAGCACCGAGTAGAGCGAGAAGAAGATCGGCATCTGCAGGAGCAGAGGGAGGCAGCTGCTGAGCGGGTTGGTCCCCGTGTCCTTGTACAGGGCCATCGTCTCGCGGGACATCGCCTCGCGGGAGAACTGGTCGCGCTTGCCCTTGTACTTGTCCTGGATCTTCTTCAGCTGCGGCGCGACCTCCATCATGCGGCGCTGGTTCTTGATCTGCCGCACGAAGATCGGGATGAGCGCGGCGCGGACCACGAGCACCAGGCCCACGATCGACAGCACCCAGGTGGCGCCGTTGTCGGGATCCAGCCCGAGCGTCGTCCAGAGCGTGTGGAAGCCGACCAGGATGAGTTCGATGACCCACTTGATCGGCCACAGGATCGTTCCGAGGAAGTCCATGAGGTGGTCGTTAGCCCTTTCCGTGGCTGGGTGCGACGACGAATCCGAGCCTCGTGCGTCGGTACTGCTGGACCCGGCGAGCGGGG
Proteins encoded in this window:
- the yidC gene encoding membrane protein insertase YidC, which translates into the protein MDFLGTILWPIKWVIELILVGFHTLWTTLGLDPDNGATWVLSIVGLVLVVRAALIPIFVRQIKNQRRMMEVAPQLKKIQDKYKGKRDQFSREAMSRETMALYKDTGTNPLSSCLPLLLQMPIFFSLYSVLHRAAVEELPGIGLLNAQLSRSFGESSFLGAPLQSAISTANGNVTVIVIATTMVILMSASQFITQLQIMAKNMSEETKASPMFKQQRILLYILPLVFAVSGIAFPLGVMFYWLVSNFWTMGQQFLVIRNMPTPGSEAARAREARLARKGKLVAPEASAESSTIVVEERKPAQRQQPVSKNRAKKQAGSKSR